A genomic window from Rhodococcus sp. KBS0724 includes:
- a CDS encoding sensor histidine kinase, giving the protein MALVNDVGDVLRVSRKIGLSPPFGRCSCAWWIYRLIRVVGGGRYACSVITTRGTAVRRRVWTTAAVAFSIFCSIMTASIAGSSGNVPPVLVGIGFVLGAAGGISLVWRHQRPWAVLAITLVGPLLFPTDATAALIALFAVARIARGSRLAAASAAVYVACGISLTYDAFRDREFSVLTIGTAVPKDGTELEQYDLALWIPWLIAAVMVAVVLALSLLVRTRTELVEAVHVRDLATEQTDAMRDEMIRTEERTRIARDMHDTIAASLSRISLFAGGLQVSASDNPEKVVNTAAMIRTTAHEALDELKGIVGVLRGSGDRREHGGHQGIDAIGDLVNGARAAGIHCRLESELLPGDVGMLAGHVCYRVVQEALTNVQKYASDQMLVITVNGSPHDGIRILARNKLSDLPPMTSIGSRSGLRGLAEQAREIGGKVEAGALGEDFLVSCWVPWFA; this is encoded by the coding sequence ATGGCACTAGTCAACGATGTCGGGGATGTCCTTCGCGTCAGCCGAAAGATCGGGTTGTCTCCTCCTTTCGGTCGGTGTTCGTGCGCGTGGTGGATCTATCGGCTGATTCGAGTAGTCGGTGGTGGTCGATACGCTTGCTCGGTGATCACTACCCGAGGAACTGCTGTGCGGCGACGCGTATGGACAACCGCCGCTGTCGCGTTCAGCATTTTCTGTTCGATCATGACGGCGAGCATCGCCGGCTCGTCGGGCAATGTGCCACCGGTGCTGGTCGGCATCGGGTTTGTTCTGGGCGCGGCCGGTGGGATATCGCTGGTGTGGCGCCATCAACGTCCCTGGGCGGTTCTGGCGATCACGCTGGTCGGTCCTCTGCTCTTTCCGACAGACGCGACGGCGGCGCTCATCGCGTTGTTTGCCGTTGCTCGAATCGCTCGCGGAAGTCGATTGGCGGCCGCGTCCGCCGCCGTGTACGTGGCATGCGGAATCTCCTTGACCTACGACGCTTTCCGGGATCGCGAGTTTTCGGTGCTCACAATCGGAACCGCTGTGCCGAAGGACGGCACCGAACTCGAGCAGTATGACCTGGCACTGTGGATTCCATGGCTGATCGCAGCCGTCATGGTCGCCGTCGTGCTGGCACTCTCGCTGCTTGTTCGTACCAGAACCGAACTCGTCGAGGCCGTGCACGTGCGGGATCTGGCGACGGAGCAGACCGATGCGATGCGCGACGAGATGATTCGCACCGAGGAACGCACTCGGATCGCCCGCGACATGCACGACACGATCGCGGCCAGTTTGAGTCGAATCTCGTTGTTTGCGGGCGGGTTACAGGTCAGCGCGTCCGATAATCCGGAGAAGGTCGTCAACACCGCGGCCATGATCCGAACCACGGCACACGAGGCTTTGGACGAATTGAAGGGCATCGTCGGAGTGCTCCGGGGAAGTGGTGATCGTCGTGAGCACGGTGGGCACCAGGGGATCGATGCGATCGGTGATCTGGTCAACGGTGCTCGCGCGGCCGGCATTCACTGCCGTCTGGAATCCGAACTGCTTCCGGGCGACGTGGGAATGTTGGCCGGTCACGTGTGTTATCGCGTCGTGCAGGAAGCACTCACCAATGTTCAGAAGTACGCGAGCGATCAAATGCTCGTCATCACCGTGAACGGCTCACCGCACGACGGAATTCGGATACTGGCACGCAACAAGCTCAGCGACCTGCCTCCGATGACGTCGATCGGTTCGCGTTCGGGTCTGCGCGGATTGGCCGAGCAGGCCCGCGAAATCGGCGGCAAGGTCGAGGCCGGCGCATTGGGGGAGGACTTTCTCGTCAGTTGCTGGGTGCCCTGGTTCGCTTAA
- a CDS encoding DsbA family protein: MTIEVWSDIACPWCYIGKTRFLSALDRFENKDRVNVIWRSYQLAPETPVGEGRTELDALVEMKGMAPDQVRQMFAHVSATAAEVGLTLDFETVIAANTFDAHRLLHLAGERQNELLEALFKAHFSDGKVIDDREVLVDLAVSVGLDADTVREQLDSDAAAEAVREDLSMARQLQVSGVPFFVANRAVAVSGAQPEEVFLQLLTQASEPA, translated from the coding sequence GTGACCATCGAAGTGTGGTCGGACATCGCTTGTCCGTGGTGCTACATCGGAAAGACCAGGTTCCTTTCGGCTCTGGATCGTTTCGAGAACAAGGACCGCGTCAACGTCATCTGGCGCTCGTACCAGCTGGCTCCGGAGACTCCGGTGGGCGAGGGACGCACCGAACTCGACGCTTTGGTCGAGATGAAGGGAATGGCGCCTGATCAGGTACGCCAGATGTTCGCCCACGTGAGTGCGACGGCCGCAGAGGTCGGATTGACTTTGGACTTCGAGACCGTGATCGCCGCCAACACTTTTGATGCGCACCGGCTGCTGCATCTTGCCGGTGAGCGACAGAACGAACTCCTCGAAGCGCTGTTCAAGGCTCATTTCAGTGACGGAAAGGTGATCGACGATCGCGAGGTGCTGGTAGATCTGGCTGTCAGCGTCGGTCTCGACGCCGATACTGTTCGTGAACAACTCGACTCCGATGCGGCCGCCGAGGCTGTGCGCGAGGATCTGTCCATGGCCCGCCAGCTCCAGGTCAGCGGCGTTCCGTTTTTCGTCGCCAATCGTGCGGTCGCAGTGTCCGGCGCCCAGCCGGAAGAGGTGTTCCTGCAGTTGCTCACGCAGGCTTCCGAGCCGGCCTGA
- a CDS encoding TetR/AcrR family transcriptional regulator, producing the protein MPGRTRVVARGDESTSRTRPKNRKAQIAAVAAEAFSERGYHAVGIDDIASAVGVSGPALYRHFPTKYALFVHAVENLSRALLDAADSAHCKSDDPRQQLQSVMVAVIGVTLENRRRGALYRWEGRYLEKEDRENLRREVHALRRRVSEPLSAVRPEFDRADLDLVTSAILSAIGSITAHRSALPPKQIESLMLSICWSVIDMELPPRVPSVVPSSGGRSISGLVRTSKHEVLLHEAVLLFYQRGYHEVSIEEIGAAAGITASSVYRYFPSKADLLAAAFHRASERLSETLGSALAESETPLQAVHTLAELYVAVFFAQSELLVVYFAEVGNLPADAGKELRKIQRRNVEEWAHLCADARPELTVAAARFRVHAALGLVLDVGRVVRFSEAERVAALLSVTLLG; encoded by the coding sequence ATGCCGGGACGCACACGCGTCGTCGCACGCGGCGATGAATCCACTTCGCGTACGCGGCCGAAGAATCGCAAGGCGCAGATCGCTGCGGTTGCGGCCGAAGCGTTCAGTGAGCGCGGTTACCACGCGGTGGGTATCGACGACATAGCGTCCGCGGTCGGGGTGTCGGGGCCGGCGCTGTACCGTCATTTCCCGACCAAGTACGCCTTGTTCGTTCACGCGGTCGAAAACCTGTCGCGGGCACTGCTCGATGCGGCTGATTCGGCGCACTGCAAGAGTGACGATCCACGACAACAGTTGCAATCCGTCATGGTTGCAGTCATCGGTGTCACCCTCGAGAATCGGCGTAGAGGTGCCCTCTATCGTTGGGAAGGCCGCTACCTCGAGAAGGAGGATCGCGAGAACCTGCGCCGCGAGGTGCATGCGTTGCGCCGACGGGTATCCGAGCCGTTGTCCGCGGTCCGTCCGGAGTTCGATCGCGCCGATCTCGACCTCGTCACGTCGGCGATCCTGAGTGCGATCGGTAGTATCACGGCGCATCGATCGGCATTGCCGCCCAAGCAGATCGAGTCGTTGATGCTATCCATCTGCTGGTCGGTGATCGATATGGAACTCCCACCGAGAGTTCCGTCGGTAGTGCCGTCGTCGGGTGGCAGGTCAATTTCGGGACTCGTTCGTACATCGAAACATGAAGTGCTGCTTCACGAAGCGGTTCTGCTTTTCTACCAACGGGGGTATCACGAGGTCAGTATCGAGGAAATCGGAGCCGCCGCCGGAATCACCGCGTCGAGTGTGTACCGGTATTTTCCGAGCAAGGCGGACCTACTCGCCGCAGCCTTTCACCGGGCCTCCGAACGATTGTCCGAGACGTTGGGCTCGGCCCTGGCGGAATCCGAGACTCCGTTGCAGGCGGTGCACACACTCGCGGAGCTGTACGTTGCCGTCTTCTTCGCTCAGAGTGAACTGCTTGTCGTCTATTTCGCGGAAGTCGGAAATCTTCCCGCTGACGCCGGCAAGGAGCTCCGGAAGATCCAGCGCCGCAATGTCGAGGAGTGGGCGCACCTGTGTGCCGACGCCCGGCCCGAACTTACTGTCGCGGCGGCTCGATTTCGTGTTCACGCGGCACTGGGATTGGTTCTCGATGTCGGCCGCGTCGTCCGATTCTCGGAAGCCGAACGCGTCGCGGCACTTCTGTCGGTGACACTTCTCGGATAG
- a CDS encoding OsmC family protein, with protein sequence MPTRTARTAWNGTLEAGSGQVELTSSGVATFDVSFPKRAADDAGGTTSPEELIAAAHSSCYAMQLSALIAEAGGTPQSLDITADVSLGPDTVGFKLTGIKLTVRAEVDGLDADGFAKVAQAAKETCPVSKALTGVDITLDAALD encoded by the coding sequence ATGCCAACTCGTACCGCACGCACCGCCTGGAACGGCACCCTGGAAGCCGGATCGGGGCAGGTGGAACTCACCAGTTCCGGTGTCGCGACGTTCGACGTGTCGTTCCCCAAACGAGCAGCTGACGACGCCGGCGGGACCACCAGCCCGGAGGAACTGATCGCGGCAGCACATTCTTCGTGCTACGCGATGCAGTTGTCAGCGCTCATCGCCGAGGCCGGCGGAACTCCGCAGAGCCTCGATATCACCGCTGACGTGTCGTTGGGCCCCGACACCGTCGGTTTCAAGCTCACCGGAATCAAGCTCACCGTTCGCGCCGAGGTCGACGGCCTCGACGCAGACGGCTTTGCCAAGGTCGCGCAGGCAGCCAAGGAAACCTGCCCGGTCAGTAAGGCTTTGACAGGCGTCGACATCACCTTGGATGCAGCGCTGGACTGA
- a CDS encoding response regulator transcription factor, which produces MNTDSRVTTLIVDNDAWVRRGMKDILEATPDIVVVAEAEDGDQVLAKVTRFRPHVVLMDLKMVRVGGLEATRQLMLMPNPPKVIAMTAFDVDGLVIAAVEAGAHSFMRKDAAPEDFQQAVRVVATDHALFSRDSLRAIAESTPREPVRDQSALAVLTDREREVLAQLATGLGNGEIAERMYLGETTIKSHVSSLFSKLGVNNRVRASLVAYRCGLVS; this is translated from the coding sequence ATGAACACAGACTCTCGGGTTACGACGCTGATCGTCGACAACGACGCCTGGGTGAGGCGCGGGATGAAAGACATCCTCGAAGCCACACCCGACATCGTGGTGGTTGCGGAGGCCGAGGACGGCGATCAAGTGCTCGCCAAGGTCACTCGATTTCGCCCGCACGTGGTCCTGATGGATCTCAAAATGGTCCGTGTTGGGGGCTTGGAAGCAACTCGCCAGTTGATGTTGATGCCCAATCCGCCCAAGGTCATCGCGATGACGGCATTCGACGTCGATGGCCTGGTCATCGCTGCAGTCGAGGCCGGCGCACACAGCTTCATGCGGAAAGACGCTGCACCCGAAGACTTTCAGCAGGCTGTGCGCGTCGTTGCAACCGACCATGCATTGTTCAGCCGGGATTCCCTACGGGCTATCGCCGAGTCCACTCCCCGTGAACCTGTTCGGGATCAGAGTGCGTTGGCGGTGCTCACCGACCGTGAACGCGAAGTTCTGGCGCAGTTGGCCACAGGTCTGGGAAACGGCGAAATCGCGGAGCGTATGTATCTCGGTGAAACAACGATCAAATCGCACGTCTCCTCGTTGTTCTCGAAACTCGGAGTCAACAATCGGGTGCGTGCGTCGCTGGTCGCGTACCGGTGTGGTCTTGTCTCGTAG
- a CDS encoding ABC transporter substrate-binding protein translates to MFLASCADNSTSGGGESAESSSSLEIGMVNEQADPGTPTKGGTLTFSGYSAVTTLDPAKAQVAGATGGTELSAIYDVLVRYDPIEQKFVPQLAQSLEPSVDSKTWTLKLRDGVTFSDGTPFDSKAVTDSITRYVTNKGAQSNLWAAKVASMDTPDASTVVFNLVDPWTGIQSMLATGPGLIVAPSAQQGDQFTPIGAGAFTLEKFAPNEELVLAARSDYYGGAPRIDKLKLISIVGAQPTAEALETGGIDVAYMRTLAPILDLIENGNPGFIDIPSLGYISNVNMAPGRPGSDVRVRQAIAFAIDPETLNTRVNNGKGLPGQVIFQDTSRWHNDVAPIGVDPAKAKELLGQAMADGYDGKITFLSIQEPSAQATALGVQAMLNAVGFDAQIEYVTSSGDLVKRLYADRDFDMSTGALSLTEADPFERLYTNNKTGAKNNITGYSDAEMDSLLDELGVATTDEGKKAVLAKIQERANETVPWQVWGNAPMLDVWNKNVHGVQQSMDGIMLFDEAWKN, encoded by the coding sequence ATGTTCCTGGCGTCGTGCGCCGACAACTCGACCAGTGGTGGCGGCGAGTCCGCGGAGTCGAGTTCTTCCTTGGAGATCGGCATGGTCAACGAGCAAGCCGATCCCGGCACACCAACCAAGGGCGGCACTTTGACATTCAGCGGCTACTCCGCTGTGACCACGTTGGATCCGGCCAAGGCTCAAGTTGCCGGTGCCACGGGCGGCACTGAGCTCAGTGCGATCTACGACGTGCTGGTTCGCTATGACCCCATCGAGCAGAAGTTCGTGCCGCAGTTGGCACAGTCGCTCGAGCCGAGCGTCGACAGCAAGACCTGGACGTTGAAACTGCGTGACGGCGTGACATTCAGCGACGGAACACCTTTCGACTCCAAAGCCGTAACCGACAGCATCACCCGCTACGTCACCAACAAGGGGGCGCAGTCAAATCTCTGGGCCGCCAAGGTCGCCTCGATGGACACCCCGGACGCGTCGACGGTTGTCTTCAACCTCGTCGATCCATGGACAGGCATTCAGTCGATGCTCGCTACCGGACCAGGTCTGATCGTTGCCCCGAGCGCGCAGCAGGGTGATCAGTTCACCCCGATCGGTGCCGGTGCGTTCACGCTCGAAAAATTCGCTCCCAATGAGGAACTTGTCCTGGCGGCTCGTTCCGACTACTACGGCGGCGCACCCAGGATCGACAAGCTCAAGCTGATCAGTATCGTCGGCGCTCAGCCCACGGCCGAGGCGCTCGAGACCGGCGGCATCGACGTGGCATACATGCGTACGCTCGCCCCGATCCTGGACCTGATCGAGAACGGTAACCCGGGCTTCATCGACATTCCTTCGCTCGGCTACATCTCGAACGTGAACATGGCTCCGGGTCGCCCCGGATCGGACGTGCGCGTCCGTCAGGCGATAGCTTTTGCCATCGACCCGGAAACGCTGAACACCCGTGTCAACAACGGCAAGGGTCTGCCCGGCCAGGTGATCTTCCAGGACACCTCGCGCTGGCACAACGATGTCGCACCCATCGGTGTCGACCCGGCCAAGGCGAAAGAACTGCTCGGCCAAGCCATGGCTGACGGTTACGACGGCAAGATTACGTTCCTCTCGATCCAGGAGCCGTCCGCGCAGGCAACAGCTCTCGGGGTTCAGGCAATGCTCAATGCAGTCGGCTTCGACGCGCAGATCGAATACGTCACGAGTTCAGGCGATCTGGTCAAGCGTCTCTACGCAGACCGCGATTTCGACATGAGTACCGGCGCACTGAGCCTCACGGAAGCAGATCCGTTCGAGCGTCTGTACACCAACAACAAAACTGGTGCCAAGAACAACATTACGGGCTACTCCGACGCGGAAATGGATAGCCTGCTGGACGAGTTAGGCGTCGCTACGACAGATGAGGGCAAGAAAGCCGTCCTCGCCAAAATCCAGGAACGCGCTAACGAAACCGTGCCGTGGCAGGTCTGGGGTAATGCCCCGATGCTCGATGTGTGGAACAAGAACGTGCACGGAGTGCAGCAGAGCATGGACGGCATCATGCTCTTCGACGAAGCCTGGAAGAACTAG
- the fadD5 gene encoding fatty-acid--CoA ligase FadD5 — MPSTDAVSEAQRSRRTNWNNQVARHAQMIPDRTALRFLGNSISWSTLDTRVEKLADALSRRGVSFGDRVLILMLNRPEYLEVVLATNALGAIAVPVNFRLTPPEVAYLVNDSGSKVIVAEGPLAPLAGAARAASEGIDISITVGASAEGDSLNYEDLITEAGEQHAFVDIPDDTPALIMYTSGTTGRPKGSVLSHSNLASQALTCIRAFHLFNADSIGFCASPMFHIAALGSIAPSLQLGTTTVIHPVGAFDPGQLLDILEAEKVTSLFLVPVQWQAVCAAQKAQPRTLSLKNISWGAAPSSDTILRAMAETFPDAFNVAVFGQTEMSPITCVLDGEDAIRKLGSVGRVIPTISARVVDENMDDVAAGDIGEIVYRGPTMMSEYWNNPQATADAFHGGWFHSGDLVRVDDEGFVYVVDRKKDMIISGGENIYCAEVENVLYEHELIVEAAVVGRPDAKWGEVPVAIIAMAPGSAVDLTIEELSTFLSDRLARYKHPKDIVVVEALPRNASGKVVKGELREKVRAVDTVS; from the coding sequence ATGCCCTCCACCGATGCAGTCTCCGAGGCGCAGCGTTCACGCCGCACCAACTGGAACAATCAGGTCGCCAGGCACGCGCAGATGATTCCCGATCGCACCGCACTGCGATTCCTGGGCAATTCCATCTCCTGGAGCACCCTCGACACACGCGTCGAGAAACTCGCAGACGCGCTCTCCCGGCGCGGCGTCAGTTTCGGCGACCGCGTTCTGATCCTGATGCTCAACCGCCCCGAATACCTCGAAGTCGTTCTTGCCACCAACGCATTGGGTGCGATCGCTGTTCCGGTGAACTTCCGCCTGACCCCGCCCGAGGTCGCCTACCTTGTCAACGACTCGGGCTCCAAAGTCATTGTTGCGGAAGGCCCGTTGGCTCCGTTGGCCGGCGCGGCCCGCGCTGCGTCCGAGGGCATCGACATCTCCATCACCGTGGGCGCATCCGCCGAGGGTGACAGCCTGAACTACGAGGACTTGATCACCGAAGCGGGCGAGCAGCACGCGTTTGTCGACATCCCGGACGACACGCCGGCGCTCATCATGTACACCTCTGGAACGACCGGACGCCCCAAAGGTTCCGTGCTCTCCCATTCCAACCTCGCGTCGCAAGCATTGACCTGCATTCGTGCCTTCCACCTGTTCAACGCGGATTCCATCGGCTTCTGTGCCTCGCCGATGTTCCACATCGCCGCTCTCGGTTCCATCGCACCCAGCCTGCAACTCGGCACTACGACGGTGATCCACCCGGTGGGCGCATTCGACCCCGGTCAGCTTCTCGACATCCTCGAAGCCGAGAAAGTCACGAGCCTCTTCCTCGTCCCGGTCCAGTGGCAGGCAGTGTGCGCTGCGCAGAAGGCGCAACCTCGCACCCTCTCGCTCAAGAACATCTCGTGGGGTGCCGCACCGTCGTCGGACACGATCTTGCGGGCAATGGCCGAGACCTTCCCCGACGCGTTCAACGTCGCGGTCTTCGGGCAAACCGAAATGTCCCCCATCACTTGCGTACTCGACGGTGAGGACGCCATCCGTAAGCTCGGATCAGTCGGCCGGGTCATCCCGACCATCTCGGCCAGGGTCGTCGACGAGAACATGGACGACGTCGCAGCAGGAGACATCGGGGAAATTGTCTACCGCGGGCCAACGATGATGAGCGAGTACTGGAACAACCCCCAGGCCACCGCAGATGCCTTCCACGGTGGATGGTTTCACTCCGGCGATCTCGTTCGTGTAGACGACGAAGGATTTGTGTACGTCGTCGACCGTAAGAAGGACATGATCATCTCCGGCGGCGAGAACATTTACTGCGCCGAGGTCGAAAACGTTTTGTACGAGCACGAATTGATCGTCGAAGCCGCAGTCGTCGGACGCCCCGACGCCAAGTGGGGCGAGGTGCCGGTCGCGATCATCGCGATGGCGCCAGGTTCAGCTGTTGACCTGACCATCGAGGAACTGAGCACCTTCCTCAGTGATCGACTCGCCAGGTACAAGCACCCCAAGGACATCGTCGTCGTGGAAGCACTGCCGCGCAATGCCAGCGGCAAGGTCGTCAAGGGCGAACTACGAGAGAAGGTTCGAGCAGTCGACACAGTTTCCTGA
- a CDS encoding enoyl-CoA hydratase: MTSSTAGLRTELDNGILRLTFNRPERMNAADFETMKSLITAVTDADDNPDVRTIVITGAGRAFCTGADLAAVTTTPTDPQIVMDTANTVIRAITSTSVPVIAAVNGPAAGVGVSIALAADLTYAAESAYFLMSFVNIGLMSDGGASALIPAAIGRARAAEMLLLGERLSATDAAHFGLVAKTLPDDQFAAHIESVAKRTSAAPRRALQLTKAALNAATLDRIDSALELEKAGQAELLVGADFAEGATAMLQKRAPHFK; the protein is encoded by the coding sequence ATGACGTCGTCCACAGCCGGTCTCCGGACAGAACTCGACAACGGCATCCTGCGTTTGACCTTCAACCGTCCCGAACGCATGAACGCAGCCGACTTCGAGACCATGAAGAGTCTCATCACCGCGGTCACCGACGCCGACGACAACCCGGATGTACGCACCATCGTCATCACCGGTGCGGGCCGCGCCTTCTGCACGGGAGCCGACCTCGCCGCTGTCACCACCACGCCGACAGATCCCCAGATCGTCATGGACACAGCAAATACCGTGATCCGCGCGATCACCAGCACCTCCGTACCAGTGATAGCCGCAGTCAACGGACCTGCCGCGGGTGTCGGCGTCTCCATCGCCCTCGCCGCAGACCTGACCTACGCTGCCGAAAGTGCCTATTTCCTCATGTCTTTCGTCAACATCGGGCTGATGTCCGACGGCGGCGCCAGTGCATTGATTCCGGCAGCGATCGGCCGAGCGCGAGCCGCCGAGATGCTCCTGCTGGGTGAGCGCCTGTCCGCAACGGATGCAGCGCACTTCGGACTCGTCGCCAAAACCCTTCCCGACGATCAGTTCGCGGCACACATCGAGTCCGTCGCGAAGCGCACCAGCGCAGCGCCCCGCCGCGCTCTTCAACTCACCAAGGCCGCGCTCAACGCCGCAACACTCGATCGCATCGACTCAGCCCTGGAACTCGAAAAGGCTGGTCAAGCAGAGCTTCTTGTCGGAGCCGACTTCGCCGAAGGCGCAACAGCAATGCTTCAGAAACGCGCACCCCACTTCAAGTGA
- a CDS encoding DUF4352 domain-containing protein codes for MRSLRTPLAVLAVGAALFATIASGETDEAKKVDDSGSAAAPAAAFGIGDVVELGDWRVQVHGVVDPYVSTNQFITADPGNRYVVVDTEVTNNSDKPSTVSSVMCFELQDSTNKSYNITFTDSSTSSVDGELAPGAAKRGELAYEVPEAATGLRLQFKCDLFSSGSATINLS; via the coding sequence ATGCGATCACTCCGCACTCCCCTCGCCGTCCTCGCCGTCGGCGCAGCCCTGTTCGCAACCATCGCCTCAGGCGAGACCGACGAAGCGAAGAAGGTCGACGACAGCGGTTCGGCCGCCGCACCTGCTGCCGCTTTCGGTATCGGGGACGTCGTCGAACTCGGTGACTGGCGCGTCCAGGTACACGGCGTCGTCGATCCGTACGTCTCGACCAATCAGTTCATCACCGCTGATCCCGGAAACCGCTACGTCGTGGTCGACACCGAAGTCACCAACAACAGCGACAAGCCGTCGACTGTGTCATCGGTGATGTGCTTCGAACTGCAGGACTCGACCAACAAGTCGTACAACATCACGTTCACCGACAGCAGCACGTCGAGTGTCGACGGAGAACTCGCGCCGGGCGCAGCCAAGCGGGGCGAGCTGGCGTACGAGGTCCCCGAAGCCGCCACCGGTCTGCGTCTTCAGTTCAAGTGCGATCTGTTCTCGTCCGGCTCGGCAACCATCAACCTGTCGTGA